The Horticoccus luteus DNA window CCGCGTGGAGCATCGAGTGGGTGGACCGCGCCGTGCACAACCTCAACAACCCCATCCCGGCCTGGATGACGTTTCACCTCGATCTGCCTGTGCTCGTGTGCGTCGTCGGAGCCACGGTCTTCGCCGCCGTTATCTCCGGTCTGCTCCCCGCGCTCATGGCCTCGCGCGCCAACGCCGGTGAAGTCCTCAAGGAATCCGGCCGCGGCAACACCGGCCGCCTCACCCGGGTCGTCACCAAAGGCCTCGTCGTCTTCCAAATCGTCGTCACGTGCATCCTGCTCATCGGCTCCCTCCTCCAGCTCCAGTCCATCCTCCGCCAGCAACGCACCGACTACGGTTACGATACCTCCAGCGTCCTCTCCGCCCGCCTCGGGCTGATGGAAGGCGACTACCCCACCAACGACTCCCGCCTTCTCTTCTACGACAAGCTGCTCCGTGAACTCCGCGCCACCTCCGGCGTCGAATCCGCCGCCTTCACGAACCGTTTCCAAATGGTCTTCGCCGGCAACGGCACCATCGAAATCGAGGGCCGCGAATATAAAACCGATCAAGACCGCCCGCGCGCCAATTTCGAAAACGTCACCGACGGCTACTTCGCCACCCTCGGCCAGCGCCTCCTCGCCGGCCGCGATTTCACGATGGACGACACCGATCCGAAAAACCCCGTCGCCATCGTCAACACCACCTTCGCGCAAAAATTCTTCGGCCACGAAAGCCCGCTCGGCCGCCGCTTCCGCCCCGTCGGAGGCAACGGCACCATCTTCGACCCCTGGCGCACCATCGTCGGCGTCGTCTCCGATGTGCGGATGCTCCCGCCCTTCAACAATCCCAACCTCACCGACAACACCGGTTTCTACACCCCCTTCAACAGCTTCATCTACGGCGACGGCCAGCCCGCCATCAACGGCCTCCAGTTTGCCACGATCGTCGTGAAACCCCGCGGTGGTGGCCGCCCTGAAGCGTTCGACGCCGCCCTTCGCCGCGCCGTCAACCGCATCGACCCCAACCTGCCGCTCTACTTCGTCGGCACGCCGAAAACCAACATCGATGCCCAGCTCTCGGGACCGCGCGTCATCGCACTCATGTTCACCGTGTTTGGCGCCATCGCGATCATCCTCGCCTCAGTCGGCCTCTACGGCGTGACGTCTTTTTCCGTCAACCAACGCACCCAGGAATTCGGCATCCGCATGGCGCTCGGCGCCGACCACCGCACCATCCTTCGCATGGTTCTGCGCCAGGGCGCCGCCCAGATCGGGCTCGGCCTCGCGCTCGGGATTCTCCTCGCCCTCGCGATCGCCCTCATCGCGCGCGACGGCATCACGAATTTCCTCTTCCAGATCAGCCCGCACGATCCGCTGACCTACACCGCCGTCGCCCTGCTCCTCGCCGGCGTCTCCTTGCTCGCGACCCTCATCCCCGCCCGCCGCGCCACCCGCGTCGATCCCATGGTCGCCCTCCGCGCGGAATAACCAAGCTCCACCCTCCAACCTCCCAAGAAACTCCAACTTTCACTCATCACCCGCGATCCTTGGTCATTGCTCGATCTTCTCCGGAGCTTGGATGTTGGCGCGTGGTGCTTCTTCCGCCCCCACCCCGCCGTCCGAAATCGTAATCCGTCATGCGTCACACCCTTCGCATCCTCGCCAAATCCCCCGGTTTCTCCCTCGTCGCCATCCTCGCCCTCGCCCTCGGCATCGGCGCCAACACCGCCCTCTTCAGCGTCACCGACGCCGTCTTCCTTCGCCCGCTGCCGTTCGCTCAACCTGCGCAGCTCGTGCGTCTCGCGTCCACCGATGCGCTCCACGGTTTCGATCGCGCCCCGTTTTCCCTCCCGCGATTTGAGGCCGTGCGCGAAAACCAGCAGGTTTTCCGCGACCTCGCCTGCGGCATTTTCACCGCCTTCACTCTCACCGGCCGGGGAGATCCCGTCCAAGTGCAGGGCTTCATGGCCTCGCAGGACTACCTGCCCACGCTCGGCCTCCAACCGCTTTTCGGCCGCAATTTTTCCGCCGCGGAAGACCGGCCCGGCGGCGCCCCCGTCGTCCTCGTCAGCTACAACTTTTGGCGCCAAACCTTGCACGCCGACCCCGCCGCTCTCGGCCAGTCGCTCACGATCGACGGCCAGCCTCACACCGTCATCGGCATCCTGCCTCCGGCGCTCTCGAGCATTCCGTTCAACCAAGTGGAGCTCTGGACGCCCCGGCCCGCCGAAGTGCCGTTTCTTCAACCTTCGCAACTCGAGGGCGGAGGCTTCTTCTTCCAAGTCATCGCCCGTTTGAAGCCCGGCGTCTCGCTCGCGCAGGCGCAGGAAAACATGAACGTCATCGCCGCCGCGTATCGCGCGGCGCACCCGTCGAATTCCGACGCTCCCAGCCACCTCGACGCGATTCCCCTCCTCGATGATCTCGTGGGCGATCAGCGCTCGACCTACGCCCTCCTGTTCGGCGCCGTCGGGTGCGTCCTGCTCATCGCCTGTGCCAACGTCGCCAATCTCCTCCTCGCGCGCTTCTCCGCGCGCCGCAAGGAGCTCGCGCTGCGGCTGG harbors:
- a CDS encoding ABC transporter permease; this translates as MFLESFAQDVRVGLRVLVKEKGFCALAAGVLALGIAAVATQFAVVDGVLLRGFAFHDPEQLTDVQLVDPTNFSPSNFNSRVTTADFAELKEQQRSFSAFVAYLNGSTVNLTYNGHPQRLQGGYITYDFFRALGVAPSLGRDFLPEDDRPGVTKAVILGDALWKRDFGGDPGVIGQTVRVNGRAGVIVGVMPPKFAFPANEQLWIPVNTEFPVRPRNDRNINFVSIIGRLKPGVSLAAANAEMMTLARHFSVTYPENKQFSLGWVRPLIGAFTGPQLSGLLYTMLAFCLGVLLIACVNVMNMQFARATLRAKELAVRSSLGATRIRLIRQMLTESLLLAAIGAVVGIALAAWSIEWVDRAVHNLNNPIPAWMTFHLDLPVLVCVVGATVFAAVISGLLPALMASRANAGEVLKESGRGNTGRLTRVVTKGLVVFQIVVTCILLIGSLLQLQSILRQQRTDYGYDTSSVLSARLGLMEGDYPTNDSRLLFYDKLLRELRATSGVESAAFTNRFQMVFAGNGTIEIEGREYKTDQDRPRANFENVTDGYFATLGQRLLAGRDFTMDDTDPKNPVAIVNTTFAQKFFGHESPLGRRFRPVGGNGTIFDPWRTIVGVVSDVRMLPPFNNPNLTDNTGFYTPFNSFIYGDGQPAINGLQFATIVVKPRGGGRPEAFDAALRRAVNRIDPNLPLYFVGTPKTNIDAQLSGPRVIALMFTVFGAIAIILASVGLYGVTSFSVNQRTQEFGIRMALGADHRTILRMVLRQGAAQIGLGLALGILLALAIALIARDGITNFLFQISPHDPLTYTAVALLLAGVSLLATLIPARRATRVDPMVALRAE